GGCTGGTGTGGCGGCGTTTGTTCCCCTTATTTTAAATGCTGTACCATTCCGCGTAATTTGTCGGCATCCGTTACCGCATGGCCCTGTATGGTGTTGTTAAAAAACACCCATACTTCTTTTTTATCCTCCAGCCAATCTTTGATCATGTAGGCGTACCGCTCCAGTTTCTCATCAGAGTAAGCTGAGGAATACAGCCGCTCATCGCCATGTAGCCGCAGGTAAGCTGTATTGGTGGTGGTAGCCTCTGTGCCGGCAAAGCGCTTGCCTGCGCTCGCTATCACCAGCGTTATTTTATATTCCCGCAACAGCTCCAGCGATTCTTCGCTAAACCAGGAAACGTGCCGTGCCTCCAGGGCAAAGTCCTGCATTGGGTACTTCTCCCGAAGCGTCCTGTAAAACGACTCAGCCACCAGCCGGTTGTAGCGGAAACTGGCGGCGATCTGCACGAGCACCGGACCCAGCCGCGGCCCCATCAGCAGGTAGCGCGACATGAACTTATCCAGGGGCTCCTCTATATCCACAAATTTCTGCTTGTGCGTCACCTCCTGGTGTAGCTTCGGCGCAAACCGGAAGTGCTCAGGCGTGCTGGCCAGCCACTTCTCGATGGTTTTGGCCATGGTGAAATGGTAAAAACTGCTGTTTATTTCGGTGGCATCGAAGCGGGTGGCATAAAACGGGAGTCGTTCCGCGGATTTTAACTCGGGTGGATACAGCACTTCCTGCCAGCGGTAACTCCAGCCGGATGTGCCAATGTATAGGTTAGGAATAGCTGCCATGTTTTTGCGTTGCTGTAGCAGCGTGTACGGACAGCCAAGTAGGAGGGGTTTGAAATTTTCTCTTTCAGGGCAGCTACTATACTTATATTCCTTGCCAGTAACCTGTTGTTATTTCCTTGCTTTGCGGGTGCGTTTCTCCAGCAGCTTTATCCGCTCCTCAAACTGCTGGGCCACTTCGGCTATAAAGGTCTCGGGCTGTGGATAGGTGGTGAGCACGGTGTAGAGTTGGGATGATTTAGCTTCCTGCAGCGCCTGTTCCAGCTCCTGCTTCTTCTTTTGCAGAAAGGCCAGCATAGCGGCCGGGTTCGCTGCTGTGCCCGGCTTATACGCCACATGCGACATGGCATTGCCGCTGATGATGTGTTCGTAAAAGCCTTTCAACTCGTCCAGATCTCCGCTTTCATACAGATCGTTCAACTGCACCGTCAGAGCGGTGGCCCGCTCACTTTTGTCAGCCTCCTCATTTACAAATTTGTCGGGGTGCACAAGGCGGATCGCATCTTTATAGAGCCGTTTCAGCTCCTGCTGGCTGGCCGTGGCCGGGGTGCTTTTTTCCTGCAGGCCGGTTTCTGTTTTCTGAATTCCCTGCGGCTCCCGGTAATTCTTTCCTTTCTTTTTCTGCGCCAGCCGCTTTGCCATTTTAGCTTTCTTCTGCTGCCGGTACAAGTCGGCCAACTCGTGCAGGCGGTTTAGTTGCACGTGGAGCCTGCTGCGGATCTGCACCACAAAGGTATTTACCTCCCGCTCCGCCTGGCTTAGCTCGGCTTCGAGGGCGGCAATTTCCTTTTCCAGCAGGTTTAGCCGCTTGTCTGGCTGTGGCTCGTATTTCTGCAGCGACATGATTGAAAGATTATACTTGCGGGTGGAGAGAAAATAGAGATTAAGCCTTAACCGGCTGGACCAGACCTATACAGGAAAAGCCTTTTGTCTTGCTACTAACGTCTGGCGCCTCAAATATTATTTGCTGCTGATCCGGATAAAGCCCCGGTCGTAGATTCTCTTCTCAGTCACCTCATCCACCTCATACCACATGTCCACCACGTACTGCGGCGTTTTATAGGTGGTGGCGAATTCCTCCTTGCCGTTGATTGTCTTGTAGTCCAGGATCATCTCATACCCGTCGTGCAGGGCCTTGTAATGTGCCTCGTCCTCGTCATCAAACTCATCCAGATACCCGTTGTACACCTGGTGGTACTTAGTTGTCACCGCCTCGTATACGCGTTGCAGCTCCGACGGGTAAAACGTCATGTAGCCTTCTTCGTCTTTTTTCCAGTTGCCTTCCATTTCCATAGCTGCAAGTTAGGGCAAACAGCCTTCATCCGCCGCATTATTTATCATAATTCCCCACTGGAACTGCTTTAGGCGGGTTTTAAAACAGACAAGCAACCGCTTGAGTAACGAATTATACTTTATGGGCACTACCAGTTGGTCATACTTCACAGTGTTTCGGAACATGCCTGCTTATAACAATTCCCCAAATGAGCGGGTAAGTATAAAACATGTTGATAAGTGATACATGTTAACTGATAATTGAGAAAGCTATGGCAAAACAAATGAAAGCCGCTGTGTATGATGCGTTTGGTGGGGCTGCCAAAGTGCAGGTAAAAACGCTGGATGTTCCTGAGCTGCAGGAAGGAGAGGTGCTGGTGCGCATAAAAGCCGCTGCCGTTAACCCCGTAGACAGCGCCGTGCGCGAAGGGTATCTGAAGGACTTTCTGCCCTATGAGTTTCCGGTGA
Above is a window of Pontibacter akesuensis DNA encoding:
- a CDS encoding DUF72 domain-containing protein — its product is MAAIPNLYIGTSGWSYRWQEVLYPPELKSAERLPFYATRFDATEINSSFYHFTMAKTIEKWLASTPEHFRFAPKLHQEVTHKQKFVDIEEPLDKFMSRYLLMGPRLGPVLVQIAASFRYNRLVAESFYRTLREKYPMQDFALEARHVSWFSEESLELLREYKITLVIASAGKRFAGTEATTTNTAYLRLHGDERLYSSAYSDEKLERYAYMIKDWLEDKKEVWVFFNNTIQGHAVTDADKLRGMVQHLK
- a CDS encoding J domain-containing protein, producing the protein MSLQKYEPQPDKRLNLLEKEIAALEAELSQAEREVNTFVVQIRSRLHVQLNRLHELADLYRQQKKAKMAKRLAQKKKGKNYREPQGIQKTETGLQEKSTPATASQQELKRLYKDAIRLVHPDKFVNEEADKSERATALTVQLNDLYESGDLDELKGFYEHIISGNAMSHVAYKPGTAANPAAMLAFLQKKKQELEQALQEAKSSQLYTVLTTYPQPETFIAEVAQQFEERIKLLEKRTRKARK